A window from Zingiber officinale cultivar Zhangliang chromosome 7A, Zo_v1.1, whole genome shotgun sequence encodes these proteins:
- the LOC122000277 gene encoding uncharacterized protein LOC122000277 codes for MGSRGSEGPDRPSPRVPLYLRSTTCSEANSVRHRPAAADAAAAAADRSVKVSSLGVSQERKRGTRVVELETKLSKSQAELKKLKERMAEAEDAKVEAKQALAKAKKRTPC; via the exons ATGGGAAGCAGAGGGTCGGAGGGACCTGACCGGCCGTCGCCGCGCGTGCCGCTGTACCTGCGGAGCACGACCTGCTCTGAAGCTAACAGCGTGCGTCACCGCCCGGCTGCGGccgacgccgccgccgccgccgccgaccgCAGTGTCAAGGTGTCGTCCCTTGGCGTCTCGCAGGAG AGGAAGCGGGGCACGAGGGTGGTGGAGCTCGAGACGAAGCTGAGCAAGTCCCAGGCGGAGCTGAAGAAGCTAAAAGAGCGTATGGCCGAGGCGGAGGACGCCAAGGTCGAGGCGAAGCAAGCTCTCGCAAAGGCGAAGAAGCGGACCCCATGTTAG